Proteins encoded in a region of the Desulfonatronovibrio magnus genome:
- the rsxE gene encoding electron transport complex subunit RsxE yields the protein MINTPGNIMKQGVFSENAVYRQVLGICSALAVTNLLANTLFMCVGVIFTTVMSNVTVSVLRNHIPKRVRMITQVLIIASYVMMVDIVIKAVSPDIHRFIGPYVGLIITNCIIMGRAEAFASQNKPWPSFWDGLAAGLGYSLVLIAIALIREPLGFGTIMGYELPGKDIWWYQWTIMVMPPGAFFMLGILTWIARARLVKNKTLEN from the coding sequence CGGCAATATAATGAAGCAGGGCGTGTTTTCAGAAAACGCCGTCTATCGTCAGGTTCTTGGCATATGCTCGGCCCTTGCTGTAACCAACTTGCTGGCCAATACCCTTTTTATGTGTGTTGGCGTGATCTTCACCACGGTCATGTCCAATGTTACTGTGTCTGTTCTGCGCAACCACATCCCCAAGCGGGTGCGCATGATCACCCAGGTACTGATTATCGCCAGTTATGTAATGATGGTGGATATTGTCATTAAAGCGGTAAGCCCGGATATCCACCGGTTTATAGGGCCCTATGTCGGGCTGATTATTACCAACTGCATTATCATGGGCCGGGCTGAGGCCTTTGCCTCCCAGAACAAGCCATGGCCGTCTTTCTGGGATGGACTGGCTGCAGGACTGGGTTATTCACTGGTGCTTATTGCCATAGCTCTAATCAGGGAACCCTTAGGATTTGGCACCATTATGGGCTATGAATTGCCTGGCAAAGACATCTGGTGGTACCAATGGACCATCATGGTCATGCCTCCGGGAGCATTTTTCATGCTGGGCATTTTGACCTGGATCGCCCGGGCCAGGCTCGTCAAGAATAAGACTTTGGAAAATTGA